A portion of the Patescibacteria group bacterium genome contains these proteins:
- the thrS gene encoding threonine--tRNA ligase, translating into MEDRDHKKLGPALGLFYIDPEVGKGLPMFLPKGTILKRELENFIIEEETKRGYFHVQTPDIAKLDLYKKSGHYPHYKDSMYAPIVIDDEEFILRPMTCPHHFQLFLSQPRSYRELPMKIAELSQLYRYEQSGELMGLQRVRTFCLSDAHIFCTSEEQAVEELGKALDLIEYAVEVFGFKFGVDYRYRLSLGDRKNKEKYYKNDSAWEKGEELLRNLMKERGCEFEEVKDEATFYGPKIDIQMKNVNGKEDTAFTCQYDFCMPDRFDLTYIANDGSKKKVFVIHRSSIGSIERIMAFLIEHYGGAFPLWLSPVQVKVLPISDVHKKFAEVVYSSLKESGIRVELDDSDETLGKKIRHGKLEKVPYMLVIGDKEVAEKKVTVESRDKGNLGSENTEKLIEKFKKEIKDKK; encoded by the coding sequence ATGGAAGATAGAGACCACAAAAAGTTGGGGCCTGCGCTTGGGCTTTTTTATATTGACCCGGAGGTGGGAAAAGGGTTGCCAATGTTTCTACCAAAAGGGACTATTCTGAAACGAGAATTGGAGAACTTCATCATTGAAGAAGAAACAAAAAGAGGGTATTTCCATGTGCAAACACCAGACATAGCTAAACTCGATTTATATAAAAAATCAGGACATTATCCCCATTACAAAGACTCGATGTATGCGCCTATAGTAATAGACGATGAAGAATTTATATTACGACCGATGACTTGTCCACATCATTTTCAACTCTTTCTTTCGCAACCAAGAAGTTATCGAGAGCTACCAATGAAAATCGCTGAACTCTCTCAGCTCTATCGCTATGAACAATCGGGTGAATTAATGGGACTTCAGAGAGTACGGACGTTCTGCCTTTCAGACGCTCACATTTTTTGCACCTCTGAAGAACAAGCAGTGGAAGAACTCGGTAAAGCACTTGATCTTATAGAGTACGCTGTGGAAGTATTTGGTTTTAAATTTGGGGTTGATTACCGATATCGGTTATCACTTGGGGATAGAAAAAATAAGGAAAAATATTACAAAAATGACTCTGCATGGGAGAAAGGAGAGGAACTATTGCGTAATTTAATGAAGGAAAGAGGATGTGAATTTGAAGAAGTAAAAGACGAAGCAACTTTTTATGGTCCTAAAATTGATATCCAGATGAAAAATGTAAATGGCAAAGAGGATACCGCATTTACTTGTCAATATGATTTTTGTATGCCGGATCGCTTTGATCTGACCTACATCGCTAATGATGGTAGCAAGAAAAAAGTGTTTGTGATCCATCGATCATCAATTGGATCAATCGAACGTATAATGGCTTTTTTAATTGAGCATTATGGAGGCGCATTTCCATTATGGCTATCCCCTGTTCAGGTAAAAGTACTTCCAATAAGTGATGTTCACAAAAAATTCGCGGAAGTTGTATACAGCTCCCTGAAAGAAAGTGGTATAAGAGTAGAACTGGATGACAGTGACGAAACATTAGGAAAGAAAATTAGGCATGGAAAATTGGAAAAAGTGCCCTATATGCTTGTCATAGGAGACAAAGAGGTTGCAGAAAAGAAAGTCACGGTTGAGAGTAGAGATAAGGGAAATCTGGGCAGTGAGAATACAGAAAAACTTATTGAGAAATTTAAAAAAGAGATAAAAGATAAAAAATAA
- a CDS encoding sortase, with protein MINLNTNIREAILERKWRFSVFFVLVFFTTLSMLGAMGVTSFGGVSADNSIVHVAEAQNDSSEPIRIVIDSVNIDWIVSSPESASIAVLDQALQEGVVHYPGSGTLSDTSNMFLFGHSSYLPVVYNPAYQVFNNLEKTQIGDYIRVYSNKAEYIYKVSSVSLVDASEVMVTFKTGEKKLTLSTCNSFGSKDERYVVEADFVGSYPLES; from the coding sequence ATGATTAATTTGAACACAAATATACGAGAAGCGATTCTTGAGAGAAAATGGAGATTTTCTGTTTTTTTTGTTCTTGTATTTTTTACCACACTTTCTATGTTGGGAGCCATGGGTGTAACTTCCTTTGGTGGAGTCAGTGCAGATAACTCTATAGTGCATGTTGCGGAGGCACAGAATGATTCCTCAGAGCCGATTCGGATTGTGATAGATTCGGTAAATATTGATTGGATTGTATCGAGTCCTGAAAGTGCAAGTATTGCAGTACTTGACCAGGCACTCCAAGAAGGGGTAGTGCACTATCCTGGGTCAGGGACGCTCTCTGATACTTCAAATATGTTTTTGTTTGGGCACAGCAGTTATCTCCCTGTAGTATACAACCCGGCATATCAAGTGTTTAACAATTTAGAAAAGACGCAAATAGGGGACTATATACGCGTGTATTCAAACAAAGCTGAGTACATTTACAAAGTATCGAGTGTATCACTTGTTGATGCATCCGAAGTTATGGTTACATTTAAAACCGGAGAAAAAAAATTGACACTCTCAACATGCAATTCATTTGGTTCCAAAGATGAACGGTATGTTGTTGAAGCAGATTTTGTGGGAAGCTATCCACTTGAGAGCTAA